A single genomic interval of Eurosta solidaginis isolate ZX-2024a chromosome 3, ASM4086904v1, whole genome shotgun sequence harbors:
- the LOC137244850 gene encoding seminase-like: MQFNFLALLLVVSSSLFAGSNAEYRIVGGTLSNITSSPYMVALHYNGAYFCGGALVSPTHIITAAHCVYGRVPSQISLAMGITNLKEQGQRRTPEKIWVPSVYTQKTMNMDIAVIKVRTPFELDDKVQTIPLCTTTLAVDMPVRLNGWGKINEESTTASSELRTVTVPLVPRFGCLRSYLNAGVALTSSMICAGRGEQDACSGDSGGPGVINNQICGVVSFGVGCARALYPGVYTNINNARVRAFLNECLSR; the protein is encoded by the coding sequence ATGCAATTCAATTTTCTCGCGCTTCTGTTGGTTGTTAGCAGCAGCCTTTTTGCCGGCTCCAATGCTGAATATCGTATTGTTGGTGGCACTCTATCCAACATTACAAGCAGTCCATACATGGTTGCATTACATTACAATGGTGCCTACTTTTGTGGTGGTGCTCTAGTCTCACCTACACATATCATCACAGCTGCACATTGCGTTTATGGACGTGTGCCATCACAAATTTCCCTTGCCATGGGTATCACTAACTTGAAGGAACAAGGACAACGTCGCACTCCCGAAAAAATTTGGGTCCCAAGTGTTTACACTCAAAAGACTATGAATATGGATATTGCTGTTATTAAGGTAAGAACACCATTCGAGCTCGACGATAAAGTACAAACAATTCCTCTATGTACTACTACTTTGGCTGTTGATATGCCAGTCCGTTTGAATGGCTGGGGTAAAATTAACGAAGAGAGCACCACTGCATCAAGTGAATTGCGTACTGTGACTGTACCATTAGTGCCACGTTTTGGATGTTTAAGAAGTTATCTTAATGCTGGCGTCGCTCTAACTTCTTCAATGATCTGCGCTGGACGTGGAGAACAAGATGCATGCAGTGGAGATTCTGGTGGTCCAGGTGTTATCAATAATCAAATTTGTGGTGTTGTATCATTCGGTGTTGGTTGTGCCCGTGCCCTTTATCCAGGTGTTTATACAAATATTAATAATGCTAGAGTAAGAGCATTCTTGAATGAATGCTTGAGCCGTTAA